The Campylobacter sp. MG1 DNA segment TACGCTATATCCACAACTTTTGCAAGTATATTTACTAGGCTTTGGCGGTATTGGCATAATCTCTCCTTTTTAAGAATTTGAAAGTCATATTTCAAATTCTTTGATTTAAATTATTGTTTAGACTGCATAATAACTGCTTTAATATCTTCAACAAGCTTTTTTTCTACACCCAATTTTTCTTTATCAGCAAAGAATAATATTGGTAAAACCCAAGCATTATTATTGCTTTGATTTATATTTGCATTTAACGGTATTTTTAAACTATTAAAATATTTTTTAAAGCTTTCTTTAGCATCATTATTTGTAAACATATTTGCAAAACTATCCCATAAGCCATATTCTTTAAAATGTAAAGTATCTTTTAATGCCTTTGTGTTTAAAGACTTACTTAGCGTTTGCTTAACACCAAAAGTATCACTTAAAACATTGCAAAATGTAAAAATCTCATCAAGCTTTATAGAGTGCTCATTTACCATATTATCTTGTAAATTCTCTATCTCATTAATGATTTGCGATCTTACTTTTTCAAATTCTGCTTTTACTTCTGCTCTTGTAGTATCTAAAAAGCTAAAAAGTCTTGAAAAAAAGCCAATATTACTATCAATTGTTTTATTTAATCGTTCTTCATAATTATCTAAAGTTTTATTATAAGATTCCACATATTTACGAGCAAAATCGTAAGCAAAACTTGTAGCTAGGTTTTCAAAAATCAAATCAATAACGCCATTTATCACTTCTTCTTTGCCGTATTTTTGAGTTTTTTGTCCGCCTCTTTTTTCTACTTCAATAGAACATACTTTATATAATCTTGTATCTTTTCCAAGCTCTTTTTTAATATGCTCTTCATATTCGTTAAATTCTTCAGCACTTTTAATACTATCACAACCTGTAATAATAAAGTGAATATTAAATTTTAAAAGCTCTTTTAGTTGTTTGATTAATTTTATTTCTTGCTCTTCAATTCTTTTTGTATTATATTTCAGGCAATAAAAAACAACATGAAAAAACTCAGCTACATTATCGCTACTATTTTTGCTTTGTATATATGATTTGATATTTTTAATAATACTTTCAAAATCATCTTTGTTTGATTCAAGCCCTTTACTATCAGTGACAATAAGCCTTAGTCTATCATCAACTATTTTTTCATATTCTTTAAATTCTTGTGTAATAGGCTTACCAATACCAGTAGGCGCTTTAGCTTCATCTAAAAGATAATTTATAAAAGAACTTTTACCATTACCAGTCTTGCCAATAACCAATACTCTAGCTTCTTGATATTGCATATTTATTCCTTATCTTCTTTTTCTTGGTTATCTTCTTTAGTATCTTTTTTATTTTCTTTATTTTTGTGTAGTTCTTTTTTGACATCCGCCCAACTAATAGTATCTATATAGTGTTTGATTACTTGGCAAATATTTTCAACAATATCATCATCTACAACTTTACCCGCTAAAATATCTTGATATTTCTTTTTACAATATTCTGAATACGCAAAGCCCATTCCATAAGTAATAACACCTGCTACACTTGCAGTAATCGCACTTCCTACAATAGCTCCAACCCCAGTAAATTTAAGCAAGTTACCTGCTAAAGCTTTTCCTAAATTACTAGCTAAAGTTTCTGCTGCTAAGCTTTTTAAAGCTGTTTTTGATATATCAACTCCATATATACGCCCAATATGCACTAGCATTGCTACTTGAGTAGGTGTGATTACTACAGTATCACTTACTAAAGGTATAGGATTTGCTCCTGCAGCAACACAAAACGAGGTGTAGCGTAATATAATTGTTTTAGCATGTTGTTCTTTTAATGCAATGCTTCTTTCTTGAGATGCTACAAAAGCTTTTTGTATATCATCATCACTAATACTATTTGCACTATCATTTAATAAAGAATTTAAATCTGTATCTTCATCAGCTAAATCTTTACTAACTGCATATATTTTTGTATTTAAGATTTTCTCATATTCTTTTTGAATACTTAAATTAGCATCATCTTCATCACATTGTGTCATTACTACAAAAATATTTTTATAGTTTTTCTTTAATAATTTTACGATATTTAAATCCATATCTTCCACTCTTGTTTTACTTGCAGATATGCAATACCAAATTACATGAATATTTCCTTCGCAATTATTTATCTTGCCACTTTCAAGCTTATTTTGAAAATCTTTAACTTTATTTACAAAACTATCTGCTTCGCCTGCTAATTCATAGCCTTCTGAATCGATAATATTTATAGTTTTGTTAAAATCTTTTCCTAAAAATACATTAAACTCTCCAGTTTGTGGTTTATGATTGCTAACATTTGCTACTTTAGAGCCAAAAACATGATTTATTAGTGAGCTTTTGCCTGCACCTGTATGACCTAAAATCATAATATTTGCATATGAATTTGCCTTTTCAAACTTTGCTTTTTCTTCTGCGATAATTTGTTCTATACTCATTTAAAACTCCTTAATTAAATTAATTTTATATTTTTTATCTACTTTAAATTTATCTTGTAAAGCATTGCAGACTTTTATATTCTCGTTGTAATATTTAGCCTTACTCATATACTTTTTAAGAAACCTTTCGTAATATTCATCAACCCTACAAACCATAGGACGATTTTCATAAATCCTGCATGTATTATCATCTGCTAGGTGCATACAAACACCATTTAAATTAAATTCTTCTAGTTCTTTTACTCCGTTAATACTCTTGCAGCATAAGCCACATGCAGTGCATGGAAAATTATCTAACATTGCTAAGTTCCTTTGAATATAAATGAAAAGTTTTGAATAAAATTAATGAAGTTAAGTGATTTTAGTTTTTGTAAAATCCCCCCCCCATAAGAGAAAATATAGCTTTCATTTATTCTCCTTTCTTGTAATTTTTCACATTATAGCATATGAGTTGTCAAAATTATGTCCATATAAAAAATATTTAAAATATTATTAATAAAAATATTGATTTTAAAAGCTTAAACTAAAAACAAAATATTATACTAATTACTGCAAATAAAAAAATATTTTATCTTACTTTAACTATTTGTATTACATATTATTGTATTGACTATAATAAATTTCTAAGTTACAAAAAT contains these protein-coding regions:
- a CDS encoding GTPase codes for the protein MQYQEARVLVIGKTGNGKSSFINYLLDEAKAPTGIGKPITQEFKEYEKIVDDRLRLIVTDSKGLESNKDDFESIIKNIKSYIQSKNSSDNVAEFFHVVFYCLKYNTKRIEEQEIKLIKQLKELLKFNIHFIITGCDSIKSAEEFNEYEEHIKKELGKDTRLYKVCSIEVEKRGGQKTQKYGKEEVINGVIDLIFENLATSFAYDFARKYVESYNKTLDNYEERLNKTIDSNIGFFSRLFSFLDTTRAEVKAEFEKVRSQIINEIENLQDNMVNEHSIKLDEIFTFCNVLSDTFGVKQTLSKSLNTKALKDTLHFKEYGLWDSFANMFTNNDAKESFKKYFNSLKIPLNANINQSNNNAWVLPILFFADKEKLGVEKKLVEDIKAVIMQSKQ
- a CDS encoding GTPase, whose protein sequence is MSIEQIIAEEKAKFEKANSYANIMILGHTGAGKSSLINHVFGSKVANVSNHKPQTGEFNVFLGKDFNKTINIIDSEGYELAGEADSFVNKVKDFQNKLESGKINNCEGNIHVIWYCISASKTRVEDMDLNIVKLLKKNYKNIFVVMTQCDEDDANLSIQKEYEKILNTKIYAVSKDLADEDTDLNSLLNDSANSISDDDIQKAFVASQERSIALKEQHAKTIILRYTSFCVAAGANPIPLVSDTVVITPTQVAMLVHIGRIYGVDISKTALKSLAAETLASNLGKALAGNLLKFTGVGAIVGSAITASVAGVITYGMGFAYSEYCKKKYQDILAGKVVDDDIVENICQVIKHYIDTISWADVKKELHKNKENKKDTKEDNQEKEDKE
- a CDS encoding YkgJ family cysteine cluster protein; its protein translation is MLDNFPCTACGLCCKSINGVKELEEFNLNGVCMHLADDNTCRIYENRPMVCRVDEYYERFLKKYMSKAKYYNENIKVCNALQDKFKVDKKYKINLIKEF